A portion of the Magnetococcales bacterium genome contains these proteins:
- the rpsD gene encoding 30S ribosomal protein S4, with translation MARYFGSKCRLCRREATKLFLKGEKCYSDKCAIERRNYGPGLHGQRRRKVSDYGVHLREKQKIKRTYCVLEKQFHNYFQKAARMPGVTGENLLILLERRLDNVVYRLGFSASRSEARQVVSHKQILVNGKPINVSSYLVKPGDKIAVDEQCKAHIRIKGALDSAMRRSFPSWLEVDPVAMSGTFLSFPDRADLPADYNENLIVELYSK, from the coding sequence ATGGCCCGTTATTTTGGATCCAAATGCAGATTGTGTCGCCGTGAGGCGACCAAACTTTTCCTGAAAGGGGAAAAGTGCTACTCTGACAAATGCGCTATTGAGCGCCGAAACTATGGTCCCGGTCTGCATGGTCAGCGCCGTCGCAAGGTTTCGGACTATGGTGTCCATCTGCGCGAGAAGCAAAAAATTAAACGCACCTATTGCGTGCTGGAAAAACAGTTCCATAACTATTTCCAGAAAGCTGCGCGCATGCCCGGTGTTACCGGTGAAAACCTGTTGATCCTCCTCGAAAGGAGACTCGACAATGTGGTCTATCGCCTCGGCTTCAGCGCTTCCCGCAGCGAAGCAAGACAGGTGGTCAGCCACAAACAAATCCTGGTGAATGGCAAACCCATCAACGTCAGTTCCTATTTGGTAAAGCCAGGGGACAAGATCGCTGTGGACGAACAGTGCAAGGCTCATATCCGTATCAAGGGTGCCTTGGACAGCGCGATGCGGCGCAGTTTCCCCTCCTGGCTTGAGGTCGATCCCGTGGCCATGTCCGGCACATTCCTCTCGTTCCCGGATCGCGCGGATCTTCCTGCCGATTATAACGAAAACCTCATCGTCGAACTTTATTCCAAGTAG
- the rplP gene encoding 50S ribosomal protein L16: protein MLLQPKKTKFRKAHKGRIHGIAGSCSELNFGQYGLKAMEAGRITARQIEAARRAMTRHIKRGGRIWIRLFPDVPVSKKPAEVRQGKGKGNPEFWMGRVKPGRILYEMEGVSEEIAREAMALAGAKLPIPTKFVHNWRKA, encoded by the coding sequence ATGCTTTTGCAACCCAAAAAGACCAAGTTCCGCAAGGCCCATAAAGGGCGCATTCATGGCATCGCGGGAAGCTGCTCCGAATTGAACTTCGGCCAATATGGCCTGAAGGCCATGGAAGCCGGACGTATCACTGCCCGGCAAATTGAAGCAGCAAGACGCGCCATGACCCGCCACATCAAGCGTGGTGGACGCATTTGGATTCGTCTTTTTCCTGACGTCCCGGTTTCCAAGAAACCTGCGGAAGTGCGTCAAGGAAAAGGAAAGGGGAATCCAGAATTCTGGATGGGCCGGGTCAAGCCGGGCCGTATCCTTTATGAAATGGAAGGGGTCTCGGAAGAGATCGCCAGGGAGGCCATGGCCTTGGCCGGTGCCAAGTTGCCTATTCCAACCAAATTTGTGCATAATTGGAGGAAAGCGTAA
- the rpsH gene encoding 30S ribosomal protein S8 has product MGMTDPISDMLSRIRNAQMVRKDQVDIPVSKLKTRIAEILKDEGFIDRIELLPSGNFNVLRLDLKYRNGRPVIEEIRRRSRPGRREYVARDEIPSVYQGLGIAILSTSKGVVSNRQARKLGVGGELLCTVF; this is encoded by the coding sequence ATGGGAATGACCGACCCAATCAGTGATATGTTGAGCCGGATCCGTAACGCTCAAATGGTGCGTAAGGATCAAGTTGACATACCCGTTTCCAAGCTCAAGACGCGTATCGCCGAAATCCTTAAAGACGAAGGGTTCATCGACAGGATTGAGCTTCTTCCCTCAGGAAATTTTAATGTCTTGCGTCTTGATCTTAAATATCGGAATGGACGTCCGGTGATCGAAGAGATTCGTCGTCGTTCACGGCCAGGACGCCGTGAGTATGTTGCCCGTGATGAGATTCCGAGCGTTTATCAGGGGTTGGGTATTGCCATTCTCTCTACCAGCAAGGGTGTGGTCTCAAACCGTCAAGCCCGCAAACTGGGTGTAGGCGGCGAACTCTTGTGTACGGTTTTCTAA
- the rpmJ gene encoding 50S ribosomal protein L36, protein MKVRASVKTLCKLCKVVKRKGVTRVICPAHPKHKQRQG, encoded by the coding sequence ATGAAGGTTCGTGCATCGGTTAAAACACTTTGTAAACTTTGCAAAGTGGTGAAACGCAAAGGTGTGACCCGGGTGATCTGTCCGGCACATCCCAAGCATAAACAACGGCAAGGATGA
- a CDS encoding type Z 30S ribosomal protein S14, with protein sequence MAKKSLIAKCKRKPKFSVRTYHRCARCSRPRGYIRKFTLCRICVRQLALRGEIPGIVKASW encoded by the coding sequence ATGGCCAAGAAATCACTGATTGCCAAGTGTAAGCGTAAACCGAAATTCAGCGTTCGGACGTACCATCGTTGCGCTCGTTGTTCTCGACCCAGAGGATATATCAGGAAGTTTACTTTGTGTCGAATTTGTGTCAGACAGCTTGCTCTGCGGGGTGAGATTCCCGGCATTGTGAAAGCATCGTGGTAG
- the rpsM gene encoding 30S ribosomal protein S13, whose protein sequence is MARIAGVNIPINKRMEVALTYIYGIGPERAKKILTDAGVSTEVRARDLSEAETARIRAIIDKDFIVEGDLRRQVAMNTKRLMDLGSYRGLRHRRGLPTRGQRTHTNARTRKGPRRAVVGK, encoded by the coding sequence GTGGCCCGTATTGCTGGCGTAAACATCCCGATCAATAAGCGGATGGAAGTGGCTCTGACGTATATTTACGGGATCGGTCCTGAAAGAGCCAAAAAAATCTTGACGGACGCAGGTGTCTCCACGGAAGTCAGGGCTCGTGACTTGTCTGAGGCAGAAACGGCCCGCATCCGTGCCATCATTGACAAGGATTTCATTGTCGAAGGTGATCTGCGGCGTCAAGTGGCGATGAATACCAAGCGTCTGATGGACCTGGGTAGTTACCGCGGTTTGCGACATCGCCGTGGCCTTCCTACTCGTGGACAACGGACTCATACCAATGCCCGCACGCGCAAAGGACCGCGCCGCGCCGTGGTTGGAAAATGA
- the rplN gene encoding 50S ribosomal protein L14: MIQVQTTLEVADNSGAKKVQCIKVLGGSKRRYAKVGDVIAVAIKSAIPRGKVKKGDVARAVVVRTKKQVTRDDGSYIRFDRNAAVLITKTGDPVGTRIFGPVTRELRVRNYMKIISLAPEVL, from the coding sequence ATGATTCAAGTACAAACGACTCTTGAGGTGGCAGACAATTCCGGTGCCAAGAAGGTGCAATGTATCAAGGTGCTGGGCGGATCAAAACGGCGCTACGCGAAAGTTGGAGATGTGATTGCAGTCGCGATCAAATCTGCAATTCCCCGCGGAAAAGTTAAAAAGGGTGATGTGGCTCGCGCTGTTGTTGTGCGTACTAAAAAGCAGGTGACGCGCGACGATGGCAGCTATATCCGTTTTGACCGCAATGCCGCTGTTTTGATTACCAAAACCGGTGATCCTGTGGGTACCCGTATCTTTGGACCGGTGACCCGCGAATTGCGTGTTAGAAACTACATGAAAATCATTTCATTGGCACCAGAAGTTCTCTGA
- the rplX gene encoding 50S ribosomal protein L24: protein MNTAFKTSLKKGDQVVVIAGKDKGKRGRILQIVTDKQSALVERVNMIKRHTKATKEKESSIVEKEAPVHISNLMYLDVATGKGSRIGKKILADGRKVRVALKSGETIDR from the coding sequence ATGAATACCGCTTTCAAAACTTCCCTGAAAAAGGGTGACCAGGTTGTGGTGATCGCCGGGAAGGACAAGGGCAAACGCGGTCGTATTTTACAAATCGTGACCGACAAGCAAAGCGCCCTGGTGGAACGAGTCAATATGATCAAACGCCACACCAAAGCGACCAAAGAGAAAGAATCCTCAATCGTCGAAAAGGAAGCGCCAGTCCATATCTCGAACCTGATGTATCTGGATGTTGCAACAGGGAAGGGAAGTCGGATCGGCAAGAAAATTTTGGCGGATGGACGCAAAGTACGCGTAGCCCTCAAATCGGGCGAGACCATTGACCGCTAG
- the rpsE gene encoding 30S ribosomal protein S5 — translation MAKRRSTNTNNNNNNTPEEKVGSWQSDDFIEKLVTIKRTAKVVKGGSRFNFSAIVVVGDGKGRVGYGLGKAKEVPESIRKATEKARKNMMDIAIKDGRTIFHQMIGHYGAGGVILRPAVEGTGIIAGGSMRPIFEALGIRDILAKSTGTSNPHNLIKATFDALKSIRSPREVALKRDLPLARFGVA, via the coding sequence ATGGCTAAGCGACGCAGCACCAACACCAATAATAACAATAACAACACCCCTGAAGAAAAAGTGGGGAGTTGGCAGTCCGATGACTTTATCGAGAAGTTGGTGACCATCAAACGTACTGCAAAAGTCGTTAAGGGTGGCAGCCGCTTTAATTTCTCTGCCATTGTCGTGGTTGGCGATGGGAAAGGTCGTGTCGGATATGGCTTGGGCAAAGCCAAGGAAGTTCCCGAAAGCATTCGCAAGGCGACTGAAAAGGCCCGCAAAAATATGATGGATATTGCCATTAAAGATGGCAGAACCATTTTCCATCAAATGATTGGCCATTATGGCGCCGGTGGTGTGATTCTCCGGCCTGCGGTGGAAGGTACAGGCATCATTGCTGGTGGTTCCATGCGTCCCATTTTTGAAGCGTTGGGGATTCGTGATATCCTTGCCAAATCCACGGGAACCTCCAATCCCCACAATTTGATCAAGGCCACTTTTGATGCTTTGAAATCCATTCGGTCACCACGGGAAGTGGCACTGAAACGTGATCTGCCCCTGGCCCGTTTTGGCGTGGCGTGA
- the rpsC gene encoding 30S ribosomal protein S3 has protein sequence MGQKVHPTGFRLGITKTWDTRWYADKAFASLLLEDIKLREWIKKRLEHASVSKIIIERPAKKARINIHTARPGIIIGKKGADIEKLKNDIAKVANTEVALNIVEVRKPEAEAQLIAENVAQQLVRRVAFRRAMKRAVTSAMRLGALGIRINCAGRLGGGEIARTEWYREGRVPLHTLRADIEYGFADANTTYGVIGVKVWVFKGEIIDREIRRP, from the coding sequence ATGGGTCAAAAGGTACATCCAACAGGTTTTCGTCTTGGTATAACCAAGACGTGGGATACGCGCTGGTATGCCGACAAGGCATTTGCATCCTTGTTGCTCGAAGATATCAAGTTGCGTGAGTGGATCAAGAAGCGCTTGGAACATGCGAGTGTATCGAAGATCATCATTGAGCGTCCTGCAAAAAAGGCACGCATCAATATTCATACGGCCCGGCCAGGCATCATCATTGGCAAAAAGGGTGCGGATATTGAGAAGCTGAAAAACGATATTGCCAAAGTTGCCAATACAGAAGTGGCTTTGAATATCGTTGAAGTGCGCAAACCAGAAGCCGAGGCCCAGTTGATCGCTGAAAATGTGGCCCAGCAACTGGTAAGACGTGTCGCCTTTCGTAGAGCCATGAAACGTGCCGTGACCTCAGCCATGCGGTTGGGTGCTTTGGGGATTCGCATCAACTGTGCGGGTCGTCTTGGCGGAGGTGAAATTGCACGCACAGAATGGTATCGTGAAGGACGTGTGCCGTTGCATACGTTACGCGCTGATATCGAATACGGGTTCGCGGATGCGAACACCACCTATGGCGTGATAGGCGTCAAGGTTTGGGTGTTCAAGGGCGAGATCATCGACAGGGAAATCAGGAGGCCGTAA
- the rpsK gene encoding 30S ribosomal protein S11 → MATKAQKTATRIKKKERKNIASGIAHIRSTFNNTIVSITDTVGNVISWGSAGAQGFKGSRKSTPFAAQMAAEDAGRKAMEHGMRNLEVRLKGPGSGRESALRALANIGFNIAYVQDVTPIPHNGCRPPKRRRV, encoded by the coding sequence ATGGCGACGAAGGCTCAGAAAACCGCTACCCGGATTAAAAAGAAGGAGCGGAAAAATATCGCCAGCGGAATCGCGCATATCCGATCCACCTTCAACAACACGATCGTTTCCATTACCGATACCGTTGGAAATGTGATTTCCTGGGGATCGGCTGGGGCACAGGGTTTCAAGGGATCTCGTAAATCTACCCCCTTTGCAGCCCAAATGGCTGCCGAGGATGCTGGACGCAAGGCCATGGAACATGGCATGAGAAACTTGGAAGTTCGCCTGAAGGGACCGGGATCCGGACGTGAATCCGCCCTGAGAGCATTGGCCAATATTGGCTTTAATATCGCCTACGTGCAGGACGTCACCCCCATTCCACACAATGGCTGCCGTCCTCCGAAGCGGCGTCGCGTCTGA
- the rpsS gene encoding 30S ribosomal protein S19 yields the protein MARSIKKGPFFDGYLLQKVEKLREIGRKELIKTWSRRSTIIPEFVGYTFGVHNGRKFIPVLVTENMVGHKLGEFSATRTFHGHGGDKKSNRK from the coding sequence ATGGCAAGATCGATTAAAAAAGGTCCATTCTTCGATGGTTATCTTCTTCAAAAAGTGGAGAAGCTGCGGGAAATTGGACGTAAGGAACTGATCAAGACTTGGTCAAGAAGATCGACGATCATTCCGGAATTCGTGGGCTACACCTTTGGCGTTCATAACGGACGCAAATTTATTCCGGTCCTGGTGACCGAAAATATGGTGGGCCACAAACTTGGTGAATTTTCTGCAACCCGCACCTTCCATGGTCATGGCGGGGACAAGAAATCCAACCGGAAATAG
- the rplF gene encoding 50S ribosomal protein L6 — protein sequence MSRIGKLPISVPKGVEVIIENQTIQVTGKLGTLTRKFPAQMQVTHDGDQLIVTPLTDSKDSGALWGLTRALLNNMVKGVSDGFSKTLEIIGVGYRAAVEGRILRLNLGFSHPVDFKLPDGVDASVDKNTMLMLKSIDAERLGQTCAEIRAYRLPEPYKGKGISYVGEKILRKVGKKK from the coding sequence GTGTCCAGAATTGGAAAATTACCGATCTCTGTCCCTAAAGGGGTGGAGGTGATCATCGAGAATCAGACCATCCAGGTCACGGGCAAGCTCGGAACCTTGACTCGCAAGTTTCCGGCGCAAATGCAGGTGACTCACGATGGGGATCAGTTGATTGTTACACCCTTAACCGATTCCAAGGATAGCGGGGCGTTGTGGGGTCTCACCCGTGCCTTGTTGAACAATATGGTTAAAGGGGTGTCGGATGGCTTCTCCAAGACCCTGGAGATCATTGGGGTCGGCTATCGTGCAGCTGTCGAAGGTCGTATCTTGCGTTTGAACCTTGGGTTTTCGCATCCTGTGGATTTTAAGCTCCCAGATGGCGTGGATGCCTCTGTGGATAAAAACACAATGCTGATGCTCAAGAGTATCGATGCGGAACGTCTGGGGCAAACCTGCGCTGAGATCAGGGCTTACCGTTTGCCCGAGCCGTACAAGGGCAAAGGGATCAGCTATGTAGGCGAAAAAATACTCCGCAAGGTCGGCAAGAAGAAATAG
- the rplO gene encoding 50S ribosomal protein L15, with product MKLNELPKNPAGARGGKRVGRGIGSGHGKTSCRGQKGQSARSGGYHKVGFEGGQMPLQRRLPKRGFKNPFRKEYSLVNVQDLEIFDAGSQVGLAELKATGLIGRERDGVKLLAQGEVTRAITIHVDRASAAAIEKVRAAGGDVIVKMVESDVSAQSEGE from the coding sequence ATGAAACTCAATGAACTGCCAAAGAATCCTGCCGGTGCCCGTGGTGGCAAACGCGTAGGACGCGGAATCGGTTCCGGTCACGGCAAAACTAGCTGCCGTGGTCAGAAGGGACAAAGTGCCCGCTCAGGTGGTTATCACAAAGTCGGGTTTGAAGGTGGACAAATGCCTTTGCAACGGCGTTTGCCCAAACGTGGCTTCAAGAATCCGTTCCGTAAAGAGTATTCTTTGGTCAACGTTCAAGATCTTGAAATTTTTGATGCCGGAAGCCAAGTCGGCTTGGCGGAACTTAAGGCCACTGGCTTGATTGGACGTGAGCGTGACGGAGTGAAGCTGCTGGCTCAAGGTGAAGTGACCCGTGCCATCACCATTCATGTGGATCGTGCTTCTGCGGCTGCCATTGAGAAAGTCCGTGCTGCCGGTGGTGATGTGATCGTAAAAATGGTTGAGAGCGATGTTTCGGCTCAATCCGAGGGTGAATAA
- the secY gene encoding preprotein translocase subunit SecY: MSSMEAQSPFAGLANLGRIPELRKRLLFTLGMLIVYRIGAHVPTPGIDPKALAAFFDQQQGTLLGMFNMFSGGALSRLTVFALGIMPYISSSIILQLMTAVFPKLEAIKKEGELGRRKINQYTRYGTVVLSIFQGFGIAYGLESMQAGGLGVVVDPGWSFRIMTVITLTSGTAFIMWVGEQITARGIGNGISLIIFAGIVANLPIALVKTLELARTGDLQPLFVLFLLVMSVAVTAFIIFMERAQRRITVQYAKRQVSGRRMVGGESTHLPLKVNTSGVIPPIFASSIILFPVTIANFAPWEWLKGVATALSPGHFAYMVVYSLAIVFFCYFYTAIVFNPQETAENLQKYGGFVPGIRPGVRTAEYLDNILTRLTLVGAVYVTAVCLLPEILISSYNVPFYFGGTSMLIVVGVTMDTAAQIQSFLISRQYEGLMQKARIRGRR, translated from the coding sequence ATGAGTTCTATGGAAGCGCAATCTCCGTTTGCAGGTTTGGCGAATCTTGGCCGCATACCCGAGTTGCGCAAGCGCTTGTTGTTTACATTGGGCATGTTGATTGTTTATCGAATCGGCGCCCATGTTCCCACGCCTGGCATTGATCCCAAGGCGCTGGCCGCCTTTTTTGATCAACAGCAGGGTACCCTGCTGGGCATGTTCAATATGTTTTCCGGTGGTGCCCTGTCTCGTTTGACAGTGTTTGCTCTCGGCATCATGCCCTATATCTCCTCTTCCATCATTCTGCAATTGATGACCGCTGTTTTTCCGAAACTGGAGGCCATCAAAAAAGAGGGTGAGCTGGGAAGAAGAAAGATCAATCAATACACCCGTTACGGAACCGTTGTGCTTTCGATCTTTCAGGGATTCGGTATTGCCTACGGTCTGGAATCCATGCAGGCCGGTGGACTGGGAGTGGTGGTGGATCCAGGTTGGTCTTTCCGTATCATGACGGTGATCACCTTGACTTCCGGAACGGCCTTCATCATGTGGGTCGGGGAACAGATCACGGCCCGGGGTATTGGTAATGGCATCTCGTTGATCATTTTTGCAGGGATTGTGGCCAATCTGCCCATTGCCTTGGTCAAGACTCTTGAATTGGCCAGAACCGGAGATTTGCAGCCCCTGTTCGTTTTGTTCCTCCTGGTGATGTCGGTGGCAGTGACTGCCTTCATTATTTTCATGGAGCGGGCTCAACGCCGTATCACGGTCCAATATGCCAAGCGGCAAGTCAGTGGTCGCCGCATGGTCGGTGGTGAAAGCACTCACTTGCCCTTGAAAGTGAATACTTCTGGTGTCATCCCACCCATCTTCGCCAGTTCAATCATTCTCTTCCCGGTGACCATTGCCAATTTTGCGCCTTGGGAATGGCTGAAAGGCGTAGCCACAGCACTGTCGCCTGGCCATTTTGCTTATATGGTGGTTTATTCCCTGGCGATCGTATTCTTTTGTTATTTTTATACAGCCATCGTCTTCAATCCTCAGGAGACGGCTGAAAACTTGCAAAAGTATGGTGGGTTTGTGCCCGGAATTCGTCCTGGTGTGAGAACCGCTGAGTATCTGGATAATATTTTGACCCGTCTCACCCTGGTGGGTGCTGTTTATGTCACTGCAGTTTGTTTGTTGCCAGAGATTTTGATTTCAAGCTATAATGTGCCGTTTTATTTTGGCGGAACCTCCATGTTGATCGTTGTGGGTGTCACCATGGATACCGCTGCGCAAATCCAGTCCTTTCTGATCAGCCGTCAGTATGAAGGGTTGATGCAGAAGGCCAGAATTCGTGGCCGCCGATAA
- the rplV gene encoding 50S ribosomal protein L22: MEAVARLKNLPVSPTKVRLVVDQIRGHRVDNALRTLEFSKKRVANSVRETLKSAIANAENNYGLDVDTLIVYQASVDQGLVMKRFRPRARGRAGRLIKRTSHLTITVRSAE, encoded by the coding sequence ATGGAAGCCGTAGCAAGATTGAAGAATCTCCCGGTCTCGCCAACCAAGGTCAGACTGGTCGTTGATCAGATTCGTGGACATCGAGTGGATAATGCCTTGCGGACCTTGGAATTTTCCAAAAAACGCGTGGCCAATTCCGTAAGAGAAACGTTGAAGTCAGCGATTGCCAATGCTGAGAACAATTATGGGTTGGATGTGGATACCCTGATTGTCTATCAAGCGAGCGTTGATCAAGGGTTGGTGATGAAACGCTTTCGGCCAAGAGCAAGGGGGCGAGCAGGTCGGCTCATTAAGAGGACGAGCCATCTCACTATTACCGTGCGTTCTGCCGAATAG
- the rpsQ gene encoding 30S ribosomal protein S17, whose product MAQRIMQGVVVSDKMDKTVVVKVERNVRHELYGKIIKRSKKYKAHDPENRLKVGDVTKIRECPPVSKDKCWVVLSEESS is encoded by the coding sequence ATGGCGCAACGCATTATGCAGGGCGTCGTGGTGAGCGACAAAATGGATAAGACCGTTGTGGTCAAAGTAGAGCGAAATGTTCGTCATGAACTCTATGGAAAGATCATCAAACGGTCGAAAAAATACAAGGCGCATGATCCGGAAAATCGTCTCAAGGTCGGTGATGTGACGAAGATTCGTGAATGTCCGCCGGTTAGCAAAGACAAGTGCTGGGTTGTGCTTTCGGAGGAATCCTCATGA
- the rplB gene encoding 50S ribosomal protein L2 — MALKYFNPTSNGKRTQISVDRGALYRGEPESSLTQGLNSSGGRNSYGRMTVRHQGGGHKQRYRIVDFKRDKHDIPAKVERIEYDPNRTAFIALLHYADGEKRYILAPQRLAAGDQVLSGSTVEVKPGNAMPLRVIPLGSVVHNVELKPAKGGQLARSAGNYVQLMGKEGKYAQLKLPSGEMRLVLLDCMATIGQVSNPDHGNIKLGKAGRSRWMGKRPSVRGVAMNPVDHPHGGGEGRTSGGRHPVTPWGVPTKGKKTRDRVKSTNRLIMRRRVTGDRK; from the coding sequence ATGGCACTGAAATATTTCAATCCTACATCCAATGGTAAACGGACCCAGATCAGTGTTGATCGTGGCGCCCTGTATCGGGGTGAACCGGAATCCAGTCTGACGCAAGGGTTGAATTCCTCGGGTGGGCGTAACAGTTATGGCCGGATGACAGTTCGTCATCAAGGTGGTGGCCACAAACAACGTTACCGTATCGTGGATTTCAAGCGGGACAAACATGATATTCCGGCGAAGGTGGAGAGGATTGAATACGATCCGAACCGCACAGCCTTTATCGCTCTGCTGCACTATGCAGACGGTGAAAAACGGTATATTCTGGCACCACAAAGATTGGCAGCCGGAGACCAGGTTCTGTCTGGAAGCACCGTGGAAGTGAAGCCTGGCAATGCTATGCCACTTCGGGTGATTCCCCTGGGTTCAGTTGTCCACAATGTGGAATTGAAACCTGCCAAGGGTGGTCAGCTTGCCCGTTCCGCAGGGAATTATGTGCAACTGATGGGTAAAGAAGGCAAGTATGCCCAGTTGAAACTGCCGTCTGGTGAAATGCGTCTGGTATTGCTGGATTGTATGGCGACGATTGGACAGGTTTCCAATCCGGATCATGGCAATATCAAATTGGGTAAAGCAGGCCGGTCGCGCTGGATGGGTAAACGTCCCTCGGTTCGTGGTGTCGCCATGAACCCGGTTGATCATCCGCACGGTGGTGGTGAAGGACGCACATCCGGTGGACGTCATCCGGTCACGCCATGGGGTGTACCGACCAAGGGTAAAAAGACCCGTGATCGCGTCAAATCCACCAATCGACTGATCATGCGGCGGCGTGTGACGGGTGACCGTAAATAA
- the rplR gene encoding 50S ribosomal protein L18, which produces MSQDRHEARKTRSARIRYKIRQVADKRLRLSVFRSAKHIYAQIIDDTQGVTLVSASTLEKEVREQVKNGGNKDAAAEVGKRLAEKAKAANLSSVVFDRSGYLYHGRVKTLADAAREGGLEF; this is translated from the coding sequence ATGTCACAGGATCGGCACGAGGCCAGAAAAACACGGAGCGCCCGAATCCGGTATAAAATCCGGCAGGTCGCAGATAAACGTTTGCGGCTTTCTGTGTTTCGCAGTGCGAAACACATTTATGCGCAAATTATTGATGATACCCAAGGTGTGACCCTGGTATCAGCTTCGACCTTGGAAAAAGAGGTTCGTGAGCAAGTCAAGAATGGTGGCAATAAAGATGCCGCTGCCGAAGTTGGCAAACGATTGGCTGAAAAGGCCAAAGCAGCCAATCTGAGCAGTGTCGTTTTTGATCGCAGCGGTTATTTGTATCATGGCCGTGTCAAAACATTGGCCGATGCCGCGCGTGAAGGCGGGTTGGAATTCTGA
- the rpmC gene encoding 50S ribosomal protein L29 has translation MKAAEIRALSEEQVGEKLKALYQEAFNLRFQLATAQLENTARIRKVRKEIARFHTIAGERTMIQNAVDKEN, from the coding sequence ATGAAGGCTGCTGAAATACGAGCGCTTTCCGAAGAGCAGGTCGGCGAAAAGCTGAAGGCGCTCTATCAGGAAGCATTCAATTTGCGCTTTCAACTGGCGACGGCGCAACTGGAAAATACAGCGAGAATCCGCAAGGTCCGTAAGGAAATTGCCAGATTTCATACGATCGCTGGTGAGCGGACGATGATACAAAACGCTGTGGACAAGGAGAACTAG
- the rpmD gene encoding 50S ribosomal protein L30, translating to MAKMLKVQQIRSLIGRPMEQRLIVRGLGLKRIRHIRELQDNECVRGMITKVPHLVRVVE from the coding sequence ATGGCAAAAATGCTGAAAGTTCAACAAATCCGTTCCCTGATCGGGCGTCCCATGGAACAACGTTTGATTGTTCGTGGCCTTGGTTTGAAAAGAATCCGTCATATCCGTGAACTGCAAGACAATGAGTGTGTTCGCGGAATGATTACCAAAGTTCCTCATCTGGTCCGTGTCGTTGAATAA
- the rplE gene encoding 50S ribosomal protein L5, with amino-acid sequence MARLKELYDKEIGPALMKEFAYQNVMQIPRIEKVVINMGVGKAVADKNLLNGAVSDMTAISGQKPLVTKAKKSVAGFKLRKGQAIGCCVTLRRTRMYEFLDRLINVALPRTRDFQGVKGNSFDGRGNYCMGLKEQIIFPEIDYDKVDAVRGMDIVIVTSAPTDKEAKALLRAFRMPFKN; translated from the coding sequence ATGGCCAGACTGAAAGAACTGTATGACAAGGAGATCGGTCCCGCCTTGATGAAGGAATTTGCATACCAAAATGTGATGCAAATCCCTCGGATCGAAAAGGTCGTCATCAATATGGGTGTTGGCAAAGCGGTTGCTGACAAGAATCTCCTCAACGGTGCTGTGTCTGATATGACCGCCATATCTGGACAAAAGCCATTGGTCACCAAGGCCAAAAAGTCCGTTGCCGGGTTCAAACTGCGCAAAGGTCAGGCCATTGGCTGTTGTGTGACTTTGCGTCGCACCCGTATGTATGAATTTCTGGACAGACTTATCAATGTGGCACTGCCTCGTACCCGTGACTTCCAAGGCGTTAAGGGAAATTCCTTTGACGGACGTGGTAATTACTGCATGGGATTGAAAGAGCAGATCATCTTTCCGGAAATTGATTACGATAAAGTGGATGCGGTTCGTGGCATGGATATTGTCATTGTGACCTCGGCACCCACAGACAAGGAAGCCAAAGCCCTTTTGCGGGCATTCCGGATGCCTTTCAAGAACTGA